GAATCTATCAAAATTGGCGGGCAAGTTAGAATTACAAATGACGGGTTAAACAAATTTATTAATTCAAATACTGGAGGAAATGAAAATGACAAACACTAATC
This genomic interval from Bacillus cereus ATCC 14579 contains the following:
- a CDS encoding helix-turn-helix domain-containing protein is translated as MSMTFYTVKDIIEMLSVSERTVRRWIADGKLESIKIGGQVRITNDGLNKFINSNTGGNENDKH